The following proteins are co-located in the Desulfonatronum sp. SC1 genome:
- a CDS encoding CBS domain-containing protein — protein MRTAKDIMTRDVVTVTPDTDVSAAAKILLEKDFNGLPVLDEQGKLVGVLCQSDLVVQQREFPLPSFFTLLGGFVALTSLSQLQRAVDKMAATKVSQAMTPDPVSVSPNTPVNKLADLMAEKKYHTIPVLEEEKLVGVVGKKDILRLLASSEE, from the coding sequence ATGCGGACAGCCAAGGACATCATGACCCGGGACGTGGTCACCGTTACGCCGGATACGGACGTCAGCGCAGCGGCCAAAATTCTTTTGGAAAAGGACTTCAACGGCCTGCCCGTGCTGGATGAGCAAGGCAAGCTGGTGGGCGTACTCTGCCAAAGCGATCTCGTGGTCCAACAACGTGAATTCCCCTTGCCCTCCTTTTTCACCCTGCTGGGCGGCTTCGTGGCCCTGACCTCCCTGAGCCAACTCCAGCGTGCCGTGGACAAAATGGCCGCCACCAAGGTCAGCCAGGCCATGACCCCCGATCCGGTCAGCGTCTCCCCGAATACGCCGGTCAACAAGCTGGCCGACCTGATGGCCGAAAAGAAATATCACACTATCCCGGTGCTGGAAGAAGAAAAACTGGTCGGCGTGGTGGGCAAGAAGGACATTCTTCGTCTTCTGGCCAGTTCTGAGGAATAA
- the tsaE gene encoding tRNA (adenosine(37)-N6)-threonylcarbamoyltransferase complex ATPase subunit type 1 TsaE → MPSPSTPLHLYLKDSDATIALGVSFVEVMRALGVYPALLLDGELGAGKTTFTRGAVQALPGGDEAEVASPSFNYLNVYPTEPETYHFDFYRLQGRGVDDELFCALHEPARLIIAEWTAYCRPDDLPADHLGVRFSVVPDGRQAAVQAHGTMAEAVLRRLRDLLPTHYFFHDALQGGDPRCGS, encoded by the coding sequence ATGCCTTCACCGTCAACTCCGCTTCATCTGTACCTCAAGGATAGCGACGCCACCATTGCCCTTGGCGTCAGCTTCGTCGAGGTCATGCGCGCCTTGGGCGTGTATCCGGCGCTCTTGCTGGACGGCGAGTTGGGGGCTGGGAAGACCACGTTCACCCGGGGCGCGGTTCAGGCCCTGCCCGGCGGAGATGAGGCCGAGGTGGCCAGCCCCAGCTTCAATTACCTGAACGTCTACCCCACCGAGCCGGAGACGTATCATTTCGACTTTTACCGACTGCAAGGCCGGGGGGTGGACGACGAATTATTCTGCGCCCTGCACGAACCGGCCCGGCTGATCATCGCGGAATGGACCGCGTATTGTCGGCCCGACGACCTGCCGGCGGACCATCTGGGCGTGCGGTTCAGCGTGGTCCCGGACGGTCGTCAAGCCGCGGTCCAGGCCCACGGAACCATGGCCGAGGCAGTGCTTCGGCGGTTGCGGGACCTGCTGCCCACGCATTATTTTTTTCACGACGCCCTGCAAGGAGGAGATCCGAGATGCGGATCGTAG